Genomic DNA from Dehalogenimonas lykanthroporepellens BL-DC-9:
TGCTCAGCCGGTCGTAGAGGGTGGTTCTGGGAATGCCCATCTCCCGGGCGACTTCGGCCATGGTGCTGTCGTGCAGGCGCAAGCACAGATCCCGGAGCTCTTCCGGCAGCGAGGCGATGGCCTGGCCGAGATCCATGCGGATCTCATGGGCGAGGCGCTCTCTTGTTTCGCGGGTGCCGCCTCCCAGAGAGCCTTCGCTATCCAGGAAGTCGATCCGCTCGGTGGTGTCGCCCTCACCGTTGTCGAGGGGTTCGTTGAGTGATGTTTGGCAGAGCCGCCAGTCCCGGCATTGGGCGAACCGGGCCTCCAGAATGGTGGAGATGTGACGTTCGACGATCCGGGCCATGAAGGTGGTCTTCTTGGCCTTGGCGGGATTGAAATGCCGCATCCGCTGCAGCAGATCGATCATCAGTTCCTGTTCGAGATCGGGTCTGTCGTCCTCGGTGAATCCGGCCTTGCCTACGAGTTGACGTGCTTTGTGCCGAATGAGGTCGGCGGCATACTTGTCGATGCCGTCGTAAGAATTCTGAGAAACCATCGGGGCCTCCTCGGAGCGAGGAGGAGGTCCGCGTGGGTGTCGGCACGGGCCAGATCACAGGACAAAGCTGTCGCGTGGGCGAAGGGGTCGCAGGTACGCCGCCAATTGCCGTATTCGGCTCGGCGACACCCACAACAGCCTCCGCCATGCGTCCAGCTTGTTGTCCAGTGTCTAAGGGTTCAGGTCGTTACGTGTTCAGGCTGCCCGTTCCTCGATGCGCATCAGGAACGGGAGACCGTGCTTGATCTCGAGCAGGCAGACTTTTCCGCTGCCCATCTGCGCGAGGTGCTCCAGCAGCGCCACAACCTCTTGCTTAAGGATGAAGTCATCCTGGTCGCGCTCGGGCCGGGGACCGCTCTGTCCGCCCAGCTTGATCTCGCGCTCGATGACTGTGTCAGGGGTGAGTTCCGGCTCGCCGTCGCGGACCGGAATGTTGGTGATGCGGCCGAAGTTGATGTCCTGCATCAGCTCGATGAGTCGCCGCTTCGGTGGGGAGAGATGTGCTTTACTTGTCTGGTTCATGCCGAACCTCCTTCATTTCTGGACCGACCGGGAGACAGGTCCGGCATGAATTTCCCGGGTGGCGGTCGTGAACTCTTTGTGTTCACCAGACCTGTCACCCTGCTTTGGCGAATTTTCGTTGCGACCCCGAAAAACGCCCTGGCTCAAGGAGGAGGAAAGCCCGTAAGGCTCTGATTGGTGGTGGGTTTACAGAGGAAAAAATTTTTAACTTTTTTTGCCCGGCCCCAGTGAAATTTCACCGGGCGGGCCTCCAAGACGCAAAAAGCCCCGATCCAGAATCCTGAATCGGGGCTTTAATTTCGCTTGGATATTAAGGGTGGTCAGTAGACCTCGGCACCTTCCGGGAGGATGCGGAACTTGCATCGGTAGGTCTTTGTATCCTTGACCCATTCGATGGGATCATCATCGAGCCGGAAGAATTCACGCAGGTGCTTCGACAACTCTTGCTTTTGTTTCTTCAGTTTGTCCGAGGCGTATCGGCTGTGCCAGTCGATCTCGCCACTGGAGTTGGCAAACCCCTCAAGCAATTTCCATTGCTCGGTTGGATTGCCATTCTTCCTGCTCGCCATTCCCATTTGCGTATAGGTGTATCGACCGCTCTGGTCTCCCGCCCATATTGTGACGGTATGGCCATCGCGGAACTGAATCTTGATTTGTGGCCATGTGGTGCCCGGCGGTGTCATGAAAAACACTGTGCCGCCTGAATCCGGCCCAGGCACCTGATCGATAAGGGGAGCGAATATCTCAGTCTTGTCCCGACGGGTCAGGAGTCGTGGCGCATCACCCAGGTACAGATCTTCGTTCAGCGCGACGAAAAGGCTGTCTTTCTGCGCCAGCAGTGTTTCAACTGCAGGACTCAGATGAAGGCGCGTGGGCGCTATTACAACAAATGGTTTGGGGGTCGAAAGGCATAATGATCGGACGACCTCTACCAGCGCGTCCTTACTGTCCTGCATTGTCAGCACAACGGGGAAGTCCATCCCGGCCGTGGGTATGAAATCGCCCAGTCTCCATGTGTGGGGCAGGCCATCGAGTTTTGCCTCTCGGTGTTCAATTCCCATGGCCGTGCAGATAGCGCCATTGATGGCTGACTGCTTGAGCCGGTAGATCAGCGTCTGCCGTGGAGAGAGTTGGATGGCCGCGTGTTCTTTTTCGATGCAGACGGCTCGGATGTCGGTCTTCGCATGGGTGATCACACTACGTGGGCATCCCAGGCCACATTCCGTCGGGCAATCCACAGCGGTCGCGTGATTCTTGGTCAGTTGAAGAAAATTGTCCCGAAACAATGGATACCGGTCCCAACCGGAGAGCGCCTTATCCCAATCGAACAGCGCCGCCGACTTTCCAGGCAATGTCTCCAGGTATGCCCAGAAGGGGTCACTCATCCGAGGCCCCTCCGGCTCCGACAATAAAGCCCCTGAGTCCGAGCCAGCGCTCGATAACCTCGGCATCACCATCCCGCTTGAATTGCGCTCGGTTACCTGAACTCAAGGTGACCGACCTGGGCGTCTTGGAACCGTCGAATTTGATCTGGAAGCTCGCCTTGACGATCTTGCCTCCAGCGGGAAGGGTCTTATCTCGATCTCGGAGAGAAGCGAACATGTCCTCGGATCGCCGGATTTCTAAATCCTTGTGTGCGCCACCCCAAAAAAACTGAACCTCTTTCAGTCTGACGTATTCAATGCCTTCCACGTCGTCACAAAGAAGCGCTTCTTCCCCGATCTGCCGTAGTGGCTCGAGGTCGAATCGGCTACGCTCGCTAAAGAACTCTTCGTTGCCGAACAGATGCAGCCCGAATTTCTTCCGGTAGAGCTCCTTCTCGCCCTTGGTTTCGGCGTTCATGCGGATCTCCCCAATGACGGGGTTGTAGGCAAGCACGTCGAATTTTTCAGGGCGGAAGTACTGACTGGTGGACTCACCGGCCTCAATGACCGCCTCACGAGCATAGGGCTTGCCGTGGCGCACGAGGAACCATGTGTGGCCTTCTTTCGGATAAACGAACACCTTGGAATACTTGCCCCGACGCTTCTTAGAAAACCATTCGTCAAGATCGGCTTCAAGGGCCGCGAGGGTTTCCTCCGATGGCAGCACGAAATCTGGCAGCGGGTTTTTCTTGGTCTTGAAATACTCGAAGGACCTGACGTTCATGAAGAACTGTTCGGCGTGTACCTTCTCGATGATTTCCCGATCAGCCATCCAGACCTGTATAGCCAAGTCTGCCGGTGCGGCGTTCTCCCCAATTTCCACGTCGATGTCCGTTCCAGCGATCTCATCCTGAATGGAGTCGAATCCTTCAGGAGTCGAAACTTCATTTACATAGAACAAGGCCTCTGCAAGGTCGTCTGGAGTTGAGCCGTCCGGGGTCAGCAAAATGTGACTGAGCGCGTTGTAGTCCAAGCCATCTTCCTGCTGGACTGGTGGCAACTCTACGCCGCGAGCTGAAAAATAGGCGGCATGAGGCTCCAGAAAGGCAATGAGATGCTTCCTGTCGATTCGCCGGAGCATTTCCGGCTTCGAAAAGCGGCGTAGGTTGAAAGTTGCCATTAGTTACTCCTCTCGTTTTGTCGTTACTTTTCCATATCTGTCTCGATCAATTCCGTTTCCACCCAACGACCTTGCCCAACACGCGAAGGTCATCCTCCGGCCTGATTCGGATCTTCCGTACCTCCGGGTTCTCGGGCACCAATTCGATGAGCTCGTCTTTGATTCTCAACCGCTTAACGGTCGCTTCGTCGTTGAACAGCGCCACAACGATGTCACCGTCCTCGGCGATGGGCTGCTGCCGCACAATGATCAAATCGCCATCGTTGATACCGGCACCGACCATGCTGTCCCCCACCGCACGGAGTGCGAAGTGCTGTCCGGAACGAACGACGTCCGACTCGACCAGCACCTGGCCTGTGATGTTCTCTTCGGCCAGGATGGGGCGGCCAGCGGCCACCATACCCACAACAGGGACTGAAACCAGAGAGGCAGCCATCTCACTGGGGCGGCGGGCAACAGCTATGCCTCGCGACTTTCCGTCCTCTCGCTTCAGGTATCCCTTGCGCACCAGTTGATTGATTCGGTCGTGGGCACTCGCCGGGCTGATTTCAAAGATCTCGCTCAGTTCCTTCACCGTTGGAGGGAAGCCCTTGGCATCGACAAAACGACATATCGCTTCGAGCGTTTTCCGCTGCAACGGCGTTATCTCATCCGTCTTCGCTTTGCCCATGGCGTCTCCATTTCTGTTGAAAGACAAAAAGGCGCAACGCGCCAGCAAACCCTAATAATATAAACCTGATGCATATCAGGTCAAGAAATAATCTCACACCTGATTTCCGACACTTCCACGAGCCCCTCGGTAGGTAAGGCATTGAAGAATGCCGGTTTGAAACCGGACGAGCAGTTAGAAACCAGATAACCGACCAGAGGCGGAGCTGAGGCGGTTGTGGGTGCCATCGAACGCGCATCCCGACCGCCACCGCTTTCTGGCATCCACACCATCCAGCCCCCCGGTCCCACCGGAGGTGTTCGATGTTGGATGTACAGGAAATGAATGATGGGCCGGGGCTTGATGACCTTGGCGAAAACGGCAAACCCGGCCGCCTGTCGGGTGAGGCGAGGCTCCAGTCAGCCGCCTCGATTCTGGCCACGGCGGTCCTGCGCCGAATGGCCAAAAAAGCATGTGTGGGCAATGAGTTAGATGTTTTCGAAGATTCTTCCCCTGTGCTCGGAGAAGGACTTGATTCATTGCCGGAACAGAGCATTCATTCATGACAACTCGTCCGGAAACCAAAATAAGGAGTTGAAAATGAATGAGTTACAGAACGCCGCCACCGGCGGCAAGAACCAGGACCGAACCCGAAACTCGGTTCTTCGGCAGATGGCCCTGCTGCAATCCATGTCCCTGGAGCAGCTCCGGGAAAAATGGCTCGACCTCTACGGTGAAGAGCCGCCCCAGTACAAGAAGCAATTCCTCATCAAGAGGCTGGCCTATCGCATCCAGGAGCTTTTCTACGGCGGGCTGTCCGAGCAGGCCAAGGTCCATCTCCAGCAGGCAGCCAAGGAGGACCCGGTCGCCACTGTCAATCGACGCATCCCAGAGGAGCGGAAATCGAACGAGGCGATCCTGCCTGGAACCAGACTGGTGCGGGTCTGGAACGACCGGCGCTATGAGGTGATCGTCCTTGCCGATGGCTACGAGTTCGAAGGTCGCACCTTCCGGTCGCTCAGCGCGGTGGCCAGGGAGATCACCGGGACGCGCTGGAACGGCAAGGTCTTTTTCGGACTGAAGAAGGTTTACGGCAGAAAAGCCGAGGGAGGGTCGGATGCTTGATAACAGCAATGTCGCGCCGGGAAAGAACAAGACCCTGCGCTGTGCCATCTACACCCGCAAGAGCCACGAGGAAGGGCTCGAACAGGAATTCAACTCGTTGGATGCGCAACGGGAATCGGCGGAACACTATATCGAAGCCCAGAGAATGCGTGGCTGGACGGCTCTGCCGGATCGCTACGACGATGGTGGTTTCTCGGGTGGGAACATGGAACGCCCGGGGCTGCGCCGACTGCTGGCGGACATCGACGCCGGGAAGATTGATGTGATCGTGGTCTACAAGGTCGACCGACTGTCCCGCTCGCTGCTGGACTTCATGAAGATGATCGACCTCTTCAACGAAAAGGGCGTCAGCTTCGTTTCGGTCACCCAGCACTTCAGCACCACCGACCCCACCGGCCGAATGTTTCTCGGCATCCTTATCACCTTCGCCCAGTACGAGCGGGAGGTCATCGCCGAGCGCATCCGGGACAAGGTGGCGGCCGCCAAGCGCCGGGGGAAATACTGCGGCGGCGTACCCATTCTCGGATACGACGTCGACCGGGAGAACAAGAAGCTGCTGGTCAATCCTGATGAAGCCAGGACGGTGCAGTACATCTTCCGCCGCTTTATCCAGATCGGCTCGGCCAAGAAACTGGGCCAGGAGCTGAACGAACAGGGTTACCGCACCAAGGCCTGGACCACCAAGAAAGGCAAAGTCCGTGAGGGCTCCGAATGGAACACCGCCCATATCTACCGGCTGCTCAACAACCGGATCTATATCGGCGAGATCGCCCACAAGGACCGCAGTTACCCCGGCGAGCACGAAGGGATCATCGACCGGGCGACCTGGGACAAGGTGCAAGCCATCCTGGAGGACAACAAACCGGTCAAGGTATCCATGGCCAGAACCAAAATGGTCGCCCCGCTGAAAGGCGTCATCCGCTGCGGCCACTGCGGATGCTCGATGGGACCGACCTACGCCCGCAAGAACGGCCGCCACTACACCTATTACATCTGCCAGAAGGACAGCAAACGGACCGTGAGCCGGTGCCCGCTCAAACGGATTCCCGCCGGGGACATCGAGCAGGCCGTAGTCGAGCAGTTGAGCGCGGTGTTCCGCACTCCGACGCTGGTGGCCAAGACCTACTTCGCGGCCCGGGACATCGAGCAGGTGGAGCGGGAGCGGCTGTTCAAACAGAAAGCCCAACTCGAGATGGAGCTGTCGCAGGCGCGGGAGCAGGCACTTGAACTGATGAAGCCCGGCAACGATCAGCCGGGTAAGGCTGAGATGCTGACGACCGTCAACCGCCAGGCGGTCGAGCTCTCGAAACAACTGACGCACGTGAGCGAGCGATGCAGAGCCTACCAGGGGAACAGCATCACGGAACAGGATGTGTCGGAGGCCTTCCAGAATGTGGAGGGGTTCTGGGAAGACCTTTTCCCGGTGGAGCGGAATCGCCTCATACGCCTCCTGGTGGACAAGGTGGAGATCCGCGAGACCGGAATCGACATGGAGCTGCGCACCAACGGGCTGACAACGCTAATCGCCGAGCTGGCCGGTTTGGCATGCGAAGTCACGGAACGGAGGACAAACCGATGAAAATGAAGCCGACCATTACCGTTGCCGACAACGGCAACCTGCAGATCCATATCCCGATGCTGATCCGGCGCATGCGCGGCCGCAAGACGGTCATCGCTCCCCAGGCCCTGGATGGAGAAATCACCGGAGCGCAGGAACCGGTGCAGTCCGCCGTCCTTCAGGCGCTGGGAAGGGCCTTTTCATGGGCCGACATCCTCGAATCCGGCCAGATCAAGTCCATCAGCGAGCTTGCCCGTACCCTCGACGTCGATGGCTCGTATGTGGCCCGCATCCTCAAGCTAACGACTCTGGCCCCCGACATCGTCGAAGCCCTGATCAACGGCGAGGAACCAAACGGGCTATCGCTGGCCAAGCTGACCCAGACCTTTCCCGAGGACTGGGCCGAGCAGCGCCGCCAGTTCGGCTTCGCCACCGACTGACGACCGGACCGGAGACCACCCCAGAGAGCCGACCATCAGCGTCGGCTTTTCTTCTTTAGGGGGCAGGAAGCCGGAGTTGACCGCGCTTCTTTTCATGGCCGAGGCGGGCGATTTTGAAAAAAACGTCCGGTTGCGGCATCGAACGATGACCTAAGACAACCGCCCAAAATGGCAATCAGCCGCAAACCCATATCAATCAAGGATGTAGCTTTCCGGACGAGCTTCGGACTTGGTCCGGAGAAAACAGAGAATCAGGGGCCAAACAGAGAAAGAAAGGCGGGAGGATGGAGAGAATCGATGGTGCGGAGAGGTGCTTTGGAAAGATGTGAAACGGGCGCAAACCCTTTAGAAACAAGGGGAAAAAGAAAACCCGTCACCCCGGAGAATGACCCCAGAGAGACGGGTTTGTCTTTTCTAAATGGTGGAGCCGGAGGGATTCGAACCCGCTACCTTTTGACTGCCAGTCAAACGTTCTCCCAAGTGAACTACGGCCCCGTGGAACAGACATGAAATATATCATACCTGTCCCCTGATCTGCAACTGAAACGGCCCGGTTTTACCTATTCGATGACGACGCCGGTGCCGTAGGCAATGGTCTCGGCGGCTGACTGCATCACCATGGCGGTGCCGAACTGCATGGAAATGACGGCGTTGGCGCCTTTCTTCTCGGCGTCGGCAATCATTCTTTGCAGGGCATCCTCGCGGGCTTCGGCCATCATCTTGGTGTACTCGCCTATTTCACCGCCCACCAGGCCGCGGAAACCGGCCATGATGTCCTTGCCGATGTGCTTGGCCCGGATGGTTGAGCCGCGCACCAGGCCGATGGTCTTGACGATTTTCTTGCCGGGGATTTCGGGGGATGTTACGATGATCAATTGTCTACCTCCTTGAAATTTTCATTCTTTTTCTGTTTCTGCCGGTCAACTATGGCCTGAGCCAACAGCAGTATCGTTCCCAGCAGGAAGGCGGCGGTTATTAGAATGACTATCCAGGGTGTCTGGTCGGCTTCGTTGGCCATCAGCCAGATGAAACTGCCCAGAATGGCGATAAAGCCGATGATGAACAGGCCGAATCCCAAGTTTTTCATTTTATTCCCCTTCAGCCGCCCAGGCCGTTGCGTCGGTCGGGGTCGGCCTCCCAAATCAGATACGAATAAACTACCAGGAAGATAATCATGACAAACAATAGTCCGAAGACGGTATAAAACGCCCATTCCTGGCCGATGACACCGGCCCCGGCCAGGAGCAGGCCCAGGATGACGAACAGCCGTCCCCCCAGCCGGTGGGTCCTGTCCCAGGAGCGGTCGGAGGTCAGTGTCCACGGCGTACGGATGCCGACGAACCAGGTGGGCTTCATTTTGCCGAAATAGTTGCCCAGTACCGCCAGGAGCAGGCCTGCCATTATCATGATGGTCATGCCGATATCGATATCGTAACCGAAGACGGCGGCCAATACCACGCCATGAATGCCTGCCATGAATACCACCATCATTATCCGGATGAGACGGTAAATACCGGCGAAGCGCTGGTAGTTGGTGCGCTTGGGATCGATGCGCGGCAGGAACAACAGCATCAGGTACAGCCCGATGGCCATGATCGGCGTCAGTAACAACCCTTCGAACTTGCCGCCATAGCGGTCGGGCTCACCGGTGATGCCCCAGTGTACCGGGATGGAGTCGGGGGCGTTGGGCCAGGCGACGGCCGAGGCGATGAACATGCCGGCAATCAGCGCCAGGCTGAGCCATTCGATACGCCAGTTAACATTCATTTTTCGTGTGGTGCGCTCCTTCGCCGTTTCGTCGGCCTATCTTCAGCAGGTCCATGATGCCCGCCAGGGTCTCTTCCATGACCGATACGTTCAGGCTGTACATAATGACCGTGCCCCGGCGCTCTTCCTGTATCAGATTGGCTGACTTGAGTACGTTAAAGTGGCCTGACATGGTGGATTTGGCCAGGTCGAAATGCTCGGCCAGTTCCCCCGCCGACATCGGTCGTTCTCCCAGCAGTTTGAGTATGCGGCGCCGGGTGTCGTCAGCCAGGGCTTTGAAAATACTCTCGGTCATGGCGATAATTCGTTAAACACCGAAATAATATTATTACACCTCGCCGCCCCTGTCAACAGGATACGGTAAATTGTTTTTTATTTGGTGCTGGTGATTTGGAATTTCTCCGGCAAAGCCGGGGTGTGTGCCATTTCCCCATTGACAATACCCCGTCCTGTGTCTAATATATGTTCTAATATAAAAGGCCGTAATAGACCCCTTGCCACGCGTTATCATCAGGATTGAGCCGGTTAAGGGTTAATTGTTTCGAATTGAATGATCGGCCTTTTCAGCCCTTCCGGGGCCATTTTCAATCGTAAAAAGAGGATTCGTTTCCTTCGTTTCTTTTCAGAAGCGAATCAGGGTCAGG
This window encodes:
- a CDS encoding RNA polymerase, sigma-24 subunit, ECF subfamily (TIGRFAM: RNA polymerase sigma factor, sigma-70 family~KEGG: dde:Dde_1928 sigma-24 (FecI-like)); the encoded protein is MVSQNSYDGIDKYAADLIRHKARQLVGKAGFTEDDRPDLEQELMIDLLQRMRHFNPAKAKKTTFMARIVERHISTILEARFAQCRDWRLCQTSLNEPLDNGEGDTTERIDFLDSEGSLGGGTRETRERLAHEIRMDLGQAIASLPEELRDLCLRLHDSTMAEVAREMGIPRTTLYDRLSKLRDAFREAGLTDYL
- a CDS encoding conserved hypothetical protein (KEGG: lin:lin0765 hypothetical protein), with the translated sequence MKNLGFGLFIIGFIAILGSFIWLMANEADQTPWIVILITAAFLLGTILLLAQAIVDRQKQKKNENFKEVDN
- a CDS encoding putative phage-related protein (KEGG: sfu:Sfum_3775 putative phage-related protein) codes for the protein MKMKPTITVADNGNLQIHIPMLIRRMRGRKTVIAPQALDGEITGAQEPVQSAVLQALGRAFSWADILESGQIKSISELARTLDVDGSYVARILKLTTLAPDIVEALINGEEPNGLSLAKLTQTFPEDWAEQRRQFGFATD
- a CDS encoding protein of unknown function DUF1648 (PFAM: protein of unknown function DUF1648~KEGG: det:DET1248 hypothetical protein) → MNVNWRIEWLSLALIAGMFIASAVAWPNAPDSIPVHWGITGEPDRYGGKFEGLLLTPIMAIGLYLMLLFLPRIDPKRTNYQRFAGIYRLIRIMMVVFMAGIHGVVLAAVFGYDIDIGMTIMIMAGLLLAVLGNYFGKMKPTWFVGIRTPWTLTSDRSWDRTHRLGGRLFVILGLLLAGAGVIGQEWAFYTVFGLLFVMIIFLVVYSYLIWEADPDRRNGLGG
- a CDS encoding transcriptional regulator, ArsR family (KEGG: dev:DhcVS_1032 transcription regulator, ArsR family~PFAM: regulatory protein ArsR~SMART: regulatory protein ArsR): MTESIFKALADDTRRRILKLLGERPMSAGELAEHFDLAKSTMSGHFNVLKSANLIQEERRGTVIMYSLNVSVMEETLAGIMDLLKIGRRNGEGAHHTKNEC
- a CDS encoding conserved hypothetical protein (KEGG: dde:Dde_1930 hypothetical protein) → MSDPFWAYLETLPGKSAALFDWDKALSGWDRYPLFRDNFLQLTKNHATAVDCPTECGLGCPRSVITHAKTDIRAVCIEKEHAAIQLSPRQTLIYRLKQSAINGAICTAMGIEHREAKLDGLPHTWRLGDFIPTAGMDFPVVLTMQDSKDALVEVVRSLCLSTPKPFVVIAPTRLHLSPAVETLLAQKDSLFVALNEDLYLGDAPRLLTRRDKTEIFAPLIDQVPGPDSGGTVFFMTPPGTTWPQIKIQFRDGHTVTIWAGDQSGRYTYTQMGMASRKNGNPTEQWKLLEGFANSSGEIDWHSRYASDKLKKQKQELSKHLREFFRLDDDPIEWVKDTKTYRCKFRILPEGAEVY
- a CDS encoding conserved hypothetical protein (KEGG: sfu:Sfum_3778 hypothetical protein); this encodes MLDVQEMNDGPGLDDLGENGKPGRLSGEARLQSAASILATAVLRRMAKKACVGNELDVFEDSSPVLGEGLDSLPEQSIHS
- a CDS encoding Resolvase domain protein (PFAM: Resolvase domain; Recombinase~KEGG: sfu:Sfum_3776 recombinase), which produces MLDNSNVAPGKNKTLRCAIYTRKSHEEGLEQEFNSLDAQRESAEHYIEAQRMRGWTALPDRYDDGGFSGGNMERPGLRRLLADIDAGKIDVIVVYKVDRLSRSLLDFMKMIDLFNEKGVSFVSVTQHFSTTDPTGRMFLGILITFAQYEREVIAERIRDKVAAAKRRGKYCGGVPILGYDVDRENKKLLVNPDEARTVQYIFRRFIQIGSAKKLGQELNEQGYRTKAWTTKKGKVREGSEWNTAHIYRLLNNRIYIGEIAHKDRSYPGEHEGIIDRATWDKVQAILEDNKPVKVSMARTKMVAPLKGVIRCGHCGCSMGPTYARKNGRHYTYYICQKDSKRTVSRCPLKRIPAGDIEQAVVEQLSAVFRTPTLVAKTYFAARDIEQVERERLFKQKAQLEMELSQAREQALELMKPGNDQPGKAEMLTTVNRQAVELSKQLTHVSERCRAYQGNSITEQDVSEAFQNVEGFWEDLFPVERNRLIRLLVDKVEIRETGIDMELRTNGLTTLIAELAGLACEVTERRTNR
- a CDS encoding transcriptional repressor, LexA family (KEGG: sfu:Sfum_3779 SOS-response transcriptional repressor, LexA~TIGRFAM: LexA repressor~PFAM: Peptidase S24/S26A/S26B, conserved region; LexA DNA-binding domain protein); the protein is MGKAKTDEITPLQRKTLEAICRFVDAKGFPPTVKELSEIFEISPASAHDRINQLVRKGYLKREDGKSRGIAVARRPSEMAASLVSVPVVGMVAAGRPILAEENITGQVLVESDVVRSGQHFALRAVGDSMVGAGINDGDLIIVRQQPIAEDGDIVVALFNDEATVKRLRIKDELIELVPENPEVRKIRIRPEDDLRVLGKVVGWKRN
- a CDS encoding putative bacteriophage-related protein (KEGG: dde:Dde_1934 putative bacteriophage-related protein); the encoded protein is MNELQNAATGGKNQDRTRNSVLRQMALLQSMSLEQLREKWLDLYGEEPPQYKKQFLIKRLAYRIQELFYGGLSEQAKVHLQQAAKEDPVATVNRRIPEERKSNEAILPGTRLVRVWNDRRYEVIVLADGYEFEGRTFRSLSAVAREITGTRWNGKVFFGLKKVYGRKAEGGSDA
- a CDS encoding protein of unknown function DUF74 (PFAM: protein of unknown function DUF74~KEGG: det:DET1617 hypothetical protein), which codes for MIIVTSPEIPGKKIVKTIGLVRGSTIRAKHIGKDIMAGFRGLVGGEIGEYTKMMAEAREDALQRMIADAEKKGANAVISMQFGTAMVMQSAAETIAYGTGVVIE
- a CDS encoding conserved hypothetical protein (KEGG: dde:Dde_1929 hypothetical protein), with the protein product MNQTSKAHLSPPKRRLIELMQDINFGRITNIPVRDGEPELTPDTVIEREIKLGGQSGPRPERDQDDFILKQEVVALLEHLAQMGSGKVCLLEIKHGLPFLMRIEERAA
- a CDS encoding conserved hypothetical protein (KEGG: dde:Dde_1931 hypothetical protein): MATFNLRRFSKPEMLRRIDRKHLIAFLEPHAAYFSARGVELPPVQQEDGLDYNALSHILLTPDGSTPDDLAEALFYVNEVSTPEGFDSIQDEIAGTDIDVEIGENAAPADLAIQVWMADREIIEKVHAEQFFMNVRSFEYFKTKKNPLPDFVLPSEETLAALEADLDEWFSKKRRGKYSKVFVYPKEGHTWFLVRHGKPYAREAVIEAGESTSQYFRPEKFDVLAYNPVIGEIRMNAETKGEKELYRKKFGLHLFGNEEFFSERSRFDLEPLRQIGEEALLCDDVEGIEYVRLKEVQFFWGGAHKDLEIRRSEDMFASLRDRDKTLPAGGKIVKASFQIKFDGSKTPRSVTLSSGNRAQFKRDGDAEVIERWLGLRGFIVGAGGASDE